Genomic window (Desulfovibrio porci):
GCCGTGGTGGCCGCCGAATCCACAATACGCACCTGCGGGCCCACCACGTTTTGCAGGGCGGCCTGCAGGAGGGGAAAATGCGTGCAGCCCAGCAGCAGGGTGTCCGGACGCGGCGCGGTGACCGCCGGAGTGAACAGGTCTTCCAGGTAGCGTCTGGCAATGCCCTCCACCAGGGGACCGTCCATCCAGCCTTCTTCGGCCATGGGCACAAAGAGCGTGCAGGCCCGCCCCTGCACATGGGCCTCGGGCCGGATGCTGGCGATGGCCCGCTGATACGCGCCATCGGTGATGGTGGCCTCGGTGGCGATAACCACGATTTCACCGTTGCGGCTGGTGCGGGCCGCGGCCTGCGCGCCGGGTTCCACCACGCCCAGAACCGGCAGGGGCGCGAAATGCTCGCGCAAGGCGGGCAGG
Coding sequences:
- the murI gene encoding glutamate racemase — its product is MKDASLLPVALFDSGVGGLTVLKALAARLPAEDLLYLGDTARLPYGTKGRDTIIRYTLRAAQKLVDNGAKMLVVACNTATAAALPALREHFAPLPVLGVVEPGAQAAARTSRNGEIVVIATEATITDGAYQRAIASIRPEAHVQGRACTLFVPMAEEGWMDGPLVEGIARRYLEDLFTPAVTAPRPDTLLLGCTHFPLLQAALQNVVGPQVRIVDSAATTAESVGEELARLGLLRADGPTGVRRFMTTDNRNRFARTGSLFLGSPLKSSDVEIVDL